A genomic stretch from Aminobacter aminovorans includes:
- a CDS encoding invasion associated locus B family protein, which yields MTSQKFDGLRLSALAAGVAGLLASGLAPAAAQQQQVPQGWFKACSKQADVDICNVQNILTASNGQLVTGISMIELKGKVNRKVFQVTVPSGRLIPPGIGLQVDGAKAQKLEYVICFPDRCVAEIALTDALVGSFKKGTDLTLTSINFQNQPNPIKVSLSGFTGAFDGEPLKQSDLEDRQKKLQEFVSKNNEDFAKKLKEEQDKAKTAN from the coding sequence ATGACGAGCCAGAAATTCGACGGTCTCCGCCTGTCGGCCTTGGCGGCTGGCGTTGCCGGTCTGCTGGCGTCGGGCCTTGCGCCGGCCGCTGCACAGCAGCAGCAGGTGCCGCAGGGCTGGTTCAAGGCCTGCTCCAAGCAGGCTGACGTCGACATCTGCAACGTGCAGAACATCCTGACCGCAAGCAACGGCCAGTTGGTCACCGGCATCTCGATGATCGAGCTCAAGGGCAAGGTCAATCGCAAGGTGTTCCAGGTCACCGTGCCGAGCGGCCGCCTCATTCCTCCGGGAATCGGCCTGCAGGTCGATGGCGCCAAGGCACAGAAGCTGGAATATGTGATCTGCTTCCCTGACCGTTGCGTCGCCGAGATCGCCCTGACCGACGCGCTCGTCGGCTCGTTCAAGAAGGGCACCGACCTGACGCTGACCTCGATCAACTTCCAGAATCAGCCGAACCCGATCAAGGTTTCGCTGTCGGGCTTCACTGGCGCCTTCGACGGCGAGCCGCTGAAGCAGTCGGATCTGGAAGACCGCCAGAAGAAGCTTCAGGAGTTCGTCTCGAAGAACAACGAGGACTTCGCCAAGAAGCTCAAGGAAGAGCAGGACAAGGCCAAGACGGCCAACTGA
- the hspQ gene encoding heat shock protein HspQ: MKTAKFSIGQVVRHRVFPFRGVIFDVDPEFANTEEWYDAIPAAVRPRRDQPFYHLLAENSETEYVAYVSEQNLLEDSSGEPLRHPQVGEYFDKTADGHYAPKARSSH, translated from the coding sequence ATGAAGACGGCAAAGTTCTCGATCGGACAGGTGGTGCGGCACCGGGTCTTCCCGTTCCGCGGCGTGATCTTTGACGTCGACCCCGAATTCGCCAACACCGAGGAGTGGTACGACGCGATCCCCGCCGCAGTGCGGCCGCGGCGCGACCAGCCTTTCTATCACCTGCTGGCGGAGAATTCGGAGACCGAATACGTCGCCTACGTTTCCGAGCAGAACCTGCTCGAGGACAGTTCCGGTGAGCCGCTCCGGCATCCGCAAGTGGGCGAGTATTTCGACAAGACCGCGGACGGCCACTATGCACCTAAAGCGCGCAGCAGCCACTAG
- a CDS encoding AEC family transporter — MSEVIGLVLPFFGLIFMGFVVARITRQPLEALGWMTTFIVYVALPALFFQLLAKTPFERLTEWSYISGAVFSTFVIFTLMFAASCIRARGEIAESTIKGLASAYGNIGYMGPGLALLAFGEEAAVPVALIFCFENIMHFTIAPMMMALAGDEPRSPSSVAIDVVRKIAFHPFIIATAVGVLAAYTEFRPPLPVERFLEYLSRAAAPCALFAMGVTLALRPLKRVPHEMVPIALLKLIVHPLLCYVVLSWVGNFSPVWLFSAMLMAALPTATNVFVIAQQYGVWVERASASVLVTTCASVLTVTGLLYMIQHGILPPDLFP; from the coding sequence ATGTCTGAGGTGATCGGTCTGGTCTTGCCCTTCTTCGGGCTGATCTTCATGGGATTTGTCGTTGCCCGCATCACCAGGCAGCCGCTGGAGGCACTCGGCTGGATGACGACCTTCATCGTCTATGTCGCGCTGCCGGCGCTGTTTTTCCAACTGCTGGCCAAGACGCCGTTCGAGCGGCTGACCGAATGGAGCTACATATCAGGCGCAGTGTTCTCGACCTTCGTCATCTTCACGCTGATGTTTGCGGCTTCCTGCATCAGGGCGCGCGGTGAGATCGCCGAATCGACGATAAAGGGGCTGGCCTCGGCCTATGGCAATATCGGCTACATGGGGCCCGGACTTGCCTTGCTTGCCTTCGGCGAGGAAGCAGCGGTGCCTGTTGCGCTGATCTTCTGCTTCGAAAACATCATGCATTTCACCATAGCGCCCATGATGATGGCGCTGGCAGGCGACGAGCCGCGCTCGCCGTCGAGCGTTGCAATCGACGTGGTCAGGAAGATCGCCTTCCACCCTTTCATCATCGCGACCGCGGTCGGTGTGCTCGCGGCCTATACGGAGTTCCGGCCGCCGCTGCCGGTCGAGCGGTTCCTCGAGTACCTTTCGCGGGCGGCCGCACCATGCGCCTTGTTTGCCATGGGCGTGACGCTGGCGCTGCGACCCTTGAAGCGGGTGCCGCACGAGATGGTGCCGATCGCGCTGCTGAAGCTGATCGTGCATCCGCTGCTGTGCTATGTCGTTCTGAGCTGGGTCGGCAATTTCTCGCCCGTCTGGCTGTTCTCGGCCATGCTCATGGCAGCATTGCCGACGGCGACCAATGTCTTCGTCATCGCCCAGCAATATGGCGTATGGGTCGAGCGCGCGTCTGCGAGTGTGCTCGTCACAACCTGCGCGTCGGTGCTGACCGTGACCGGACTGTTGTATATGATCCAGCACGGCATCTTGCCGCCGGATCTTTTCCCATAA